Sequence from the Pirellulales bacterium genome:
TCCTGACGGCTCGATCCTGCTATACGACTTGGAAACAGGCAAAGAACTGAACCGCTTTCGACTCGCCGGATTTGATCCCACTGCGCTCGACTGGAATCCTTGCCGACCGATGCTCGCAGCCCGTGAGCTATGGGCTGACTATCGTCTCTTGGACCTGACGACGGGCAAGTTCGAGTCGGCGATGCCAGTGCCGGGAGGCATCTCGTCGATGAACTGGCATCCCGGCGGCCGCCTGCTGGCGGTTGGCGGCGAATACGACCCACAGCCGACGATCACGCTTTGGGATACTTTGACGCGAAAGTTGGCGATGCCGCCGTTGGAAGCCCACGAGCCCAAGGGGATCGTCGTCCGCTTCAACCACGCCGGCGATCGTTTGCTCAGCACGGATTGGACGGGACTCTGGCGGCTGTGGGATGCGCGCACTGGGCAACTCCTGCTCACTCAACCTGCCGGCGGCGCTGAGCTGTGCTTCAGCCCGGATGACAGCCTAGTCGGCCTTGATGCCACGACAGAGGGATTGCGCATGTACCGCTTCCGCAGCGGCGGAGAGTTTTGCACCGTGGTGCATCGCGTGAAATCGATCGCAGCCGGCTACATGGTCGATCTCGATACCGGGTGCCATCTCGACCGCTCGGGGCGACTGTTGGCCATTCCGGCCCGTGATGGGGTTGCCGTAGTTGATGTCGTTCGCGGCGAGGAAATCACTGTGCTTCCACTCGGCGATAATTTGCCGATCGATACAGAACTCTCCGGCGCACTCTTGACGCACGGCAGCGCGGGCGTGCTGCGCTGGCCGGTAAAGTTTGATGCCGCAACGGGCACGCGCGTCTACGGGCCGCCGCAAACGCTTGCCGCGACGATGAGCCAATTGCCAGGGGGCGTGGGATGCAGCACCGACGGCAAAGTGCTGGCATTCGCCGTAGCTAACGCCGGCGCCAGAGAATTGCTGCTCCCTGCGGCTCATGAATTCCAACTGGAGCCGCAGGAGGACGTGCGCCAGTGTGCCGTAAGTCCCAACGGGCGTTGGGTGGCAACGGGCAGTCACTTCGCGCTGAATGGCAGCGGGGCGAAGATTTGGGACGCCCAAACTGGCCGAAACGTGCGCGATCTACCTGTCGCGGAACTCTGTTTCGTTTCCTTCAGCCCCGACGGCAAGTGGTTGCTGACCACGGGGGGCGGAGCCCGGCTCTGGTCGGTCGGCACTTGGGACGAAGGGCCGAAATTGGGCAGCTCGGCGTCGAGAGGCGTCTTCTCCGCAGACGGCAAGCTCTTGGCGTTGCAGGATGTGCCGGGAGTGGTCCGGCTGGTCGTGCCGGATTCCGGTACGGAGGTCGCTCGGTTGACGGCGCTCGAGTCAATCCGCCTTGTCCCGCTCTGCTTCACCGTGAACGGAAAGCGGCTGATCTGCGGGACCGACGAGAACGAAGCGCTCTATATTCTCGATCTGGGCCAGATTCGGACGGAGCTTGCCGCTATGGGACTCGATTGGGGCGCTCCCTCGATCCCGGTGAGGGACTACGCGACCGCGGACCCGCTCACGGTGCGGATCGTCGGCACCGAACGGCTCATAGGACTCCCCTTGGGACGAAGAGTCACGACCGGCGCCAAGAGCGACTGGTCGCCCGACGCCGCGAAGCTGGTCGTTACGAAACGTGAATCAGGAGCGACTCAGGATACGGGCTTGGAAATCCTTGATCTCGCGAGCGGAGCAAGCCACAAATTAGTGAATCGAGGAAACGACCCGGCGTGGTCGCCCGCGGCTGACGGGCTAATCGCGTTCGTCCGGGGGTCGGATCCGACTCAAGAGGCTGTCTTTGTTGTGCGATCGGACGGCACTCAAGAGCGTAAGATTGGCGTGGGAGGCTATCCGCAGTGGTCGGCGGATGGCAAGACCTTGTACTTCCAAGTGCGCAGCACGATGTCGATTATGGCGGTCTCTCCCCGCGACGAGCACGCCGAGCCGCAACTGTTTTTCAATCCGGAGGAGTCTTTTTATCCGGCCGTGTCGCCAGATGGCCATATGGTGGCCTATATTAGCAATTCGCGAGGGCTGATCGTCGTAAAGCGCCCCGGCGGCGAATTGGTCAAAAACTGGCCGCTTGGGGACGCGATTCCTTACGGCCTGGTCGCTTGGCACCCGGATGGAAAACGGCTGGCATACTGCGATTTTGGCATCCGTTCGGGAGTGTGGATGGCCGACCTGCAATCGGGAAAGACGCGTCAAGTGGTTGGCGGCAAAGCTTGGAAGCCGGCATGGTCCGCCGACGGAAAACATCTCCTCTATGTGATGGGCGACAGCGTCTACGTCGTCGATTCCGATAAGCTTCCGGCACGCTAAAGGCGGCGCGGCGGCGCACCGATTTCGGCTGTTCTTACGTCCACCGGTCTACAGCCAGACCCCTCGTTCCGTAGCGACGCTTGTGGCTGACTCCGAAAGTTCCACCAAGCCGCGTACGGTTGTCGCCGGAACAACGGCTGCCAGTGTAGCGACAACTTCAACCCTACGAGCCTGGGTCGGTTACCGGTTCAACTCCGGGACGAATGTCGCCGACTTTCCTCGGGACCGCTCGAAAAAAGCTGAATTCTTTCGAAATTCCGTGAGCCATTCGATCCCAAAAACTCGCACTGTCTAATACAGGGAGTTTCCTGGCGCGCACGACGGCGTCAGTGGAGCGCCCACTTGTTGTTAAGTCTTCATCATTGATACGGAAATCGCCGGGACCGGCCATCCCCTGGTCACTCCGCGATGCATTTGAGAACACTCTGTCTCCGCTCGATTTCCCGCAACCAATGTCGAAGTGTCTCATGCGATCCGCGCCGTTGTCGAGACAATCCAAGCCGATTCGACGAAGACGCAAGAACACGAACGCCAGAGACTGCTTGGCGCCATCGTATCGTCGGCCTCTCGTGGAAGTCCTGGAGAGGCGGCTGATGCTGGCGGCAAACCCATTCTCCGGTTTTGCCGATAGCCTGAAAAACGACGTCGCGGGGATCGAGTCGACTTTGGATAGCACCCTCGATGCCGTAGGCTCCCCGCTCAAATCTCTCCCTTTCATCGGCCAGCAGCTTGGCGCGCTCGATCAGGTCAAGACCTTTATTGACAATGCCGGGAACAAAATTCAAAGCGAGCTGACCACCATCGGCCAGGCCAGCGCGACAACGACTGAGCTTCAGAACGAGCTGTTTGCGGCCCTCGGCCCAGCGGGCGCAGGCCTCGTGACCGCCGCGAGCAGCATCAAAGTCACCAATTTAAACTTGGATTCCAACGGGATACCCACGTCCGTGGATGTCGAGATGTGGCTCCACAAGGATGCGGCCGCGGCCACCGGCAATCTGACTTTCAATCTGGGATTGCCGGCGCTCCCGTTCAAAATTGTCACCGCGGGCAGTATCAACGCGACGGTTGGCTTCGATTACGACTTGGCAGTTAAATATGCGTCGAGGGGGACGCCGATCACCTTCGATTCCACGAAAAATCTGAGAGATTTCAGCTCGAATCTGCCTGCGGACCAATTGGATTTTTCCGTGGGAGCAACGCTCGCCAACAATGCGTCGCTCACCGCCGACGTGGGCATTCTGCGGGGGACGCTCGTGCCGACGCCGGGTCAGCAGAATTCGCTGAGCGCCCAGGTGACGGCCCAAACCGTGGATCTGAGCGGACCGCACAATATCCAGCTTAGTGGCAGCGCCCTCATCAATCTGACGGCCACGCTCGAGTTCAGCGATGGCGGTTCGGCCTTTCCCAGCATCAGCACCAATGTCTCGATGAATTGGGGGGATTTGACGGACCCGTCGACGCTGGCTTTCTCGTACGGCAACGTGAGCTTGAACATCGGCCAGTATTTCAGCAGTCTGGTCGGGCCGGTATTGGCTGAAATCCAGCAGTACACCAAACCATTCCAAGGGGCGATCAACGCTCTGAACACGCCAATCCCCGGGATCGACGCGATCATTCCCGGCTTCTCGCTGATGACGGCGATCGGAGTCGCCGCGGGCTCTTCGGGGTACGGTCCCCTGGAGCAAATCGTGTCGACGGCAGCGACGATCGCCAACGAAATCAACGGCCTCAATATCAGCGGCGACAACGTATCGATGCCCTTCGGCAACTTCGACCTGAACGGCAGCATGATCGCCGCCGCCCCGGCCGCGCTCGACCCGACAGTTCTATCGAACCTCGCGGACAGTCTGAGCAGCCTGAGCCTCAGCGACCTCACCACCTCGGCCCAGGATTTAATCAGCCAATTTGGAAGCAACATCATCAGCAAAATTGCCAGCATCCCGGGTGTCGCGGGAACGCCCGTGGAGGGTTTTTTGGACGGCATTTCCCAAGATGTGGCGGGCGGGGGCAACGGCGCGGCCAACGCGACGATTGATTTCCCGCTTTTCGACAGCCCCAGCTCGATTCTCAACCTGCTCTTCGGCCAGGACGTGGACCTGGTCGCGTTCAATGCCGGCTTCAATGCCTCAGTTACCTCGGCGGATGTTCCCAGCGGCAGCTATGCTGGCTTTGGGATTACCTTCCAGGCGCAAGCGAGTGCCGCCGCGTCGCTCAAGATTGGCTACGACACGTACGGAATCCGAGAACTGCTGGGACAATTGATCAACGGCAACACCAGCAACGTAGTCGGCGACATTGCCGATGGCTTTTACATTCAGGGTCCCAAGGGCCCGGATGCCTCGCACCTCACGCTCAACGGAAGCATCACGGTCACGGCCGGCATCGGTGGAAGCATCGGCCCGGTCAGCGTGATCCTGGGACCGCAGGGCGGGTTGTTCGGGAATGTGAACGTCACGCTCAACGACGCGCAGCCGGACACCGCCCACGACGGCCGGATCCGCTTGCCGGAGCTCGAATATGAGGTCATCCATGGCGACATCTTCAACGCCTCCGGCAAAATAACGGCCGGGCTCGCGATCGTCGCGACCGGCAGTGCTCCGATTGTCGGCAGCGTATCTGTCACCCTCCTCAACATCGCCACGGTGACCATCTGGGATTCCAGCAGCGTCAACAGCAGTAGCGCCGCCAGCGAACCGCCCCCGACGATTACGAGCATCGGTCCCACCACCGGCCCGACGAACGTGAATACAACGGTGACCATTTACGGCACGAACCTGGACAACGCCACGGAGGTGGATTTCTATGGCGCTCCGGCCGCGATTGTCAGCCAAGGGCCTGATTTTATCGTCGTCAACGCGCCGCAAGTTACGCCGCGCACGGTGGACGTGACTGTTTTGACGCCGACCGGGACGGCGACCGACCCGTCGGCCTTCACCTACGTAGAGCCTCCGCTTGTTGGTGGAATTAGTCCCGCATTGGGGCCCGCAGTGGGCGGCACGTTGGTGACAATAGTCGGTTTTTTTCTGGATTCCGCGACCGAGGTGGATTTCGGCAATACCCCGGGGTTCATCGAATCCAACACCACCAACACGATTACGGTCTACTCCCCGGCCGGCGCTGGAATGGAGAACGTGCGCGTGAAGACTGCCGGCGGATCGGGAACCAGCTCCAATCAATTCGCTTACGTCCCCCCCCCCGACATCACCAGCGTCACGCCGGATACGAGCCCATTGACCGCAGGGGAAATCATCACGATCGACGGCGACAACTTTGGTGACGCCAATTCTGGAATAGGTGACGTGTCGGTGCAATTCGGCGGTCGCAGCAACTTCGCGCCCAATTCGGACAAATATTTTCCCCCGCAACGTATTGGGCAGCTTTTTATACCGGCATACTGGCAGCTAACTGTTCGCGTCCCGAAGGCGACCGCGGCCGGCACCGTGAATCTGACGGTGACGTCGGCGTCGCACGGCATATCGGCGTCCTACCCGTTCACGTATGTTACCCCTCCCGTCGTCACGGCCGTCGATCCCGCCGGCGGCCCGCTGGGGGGCACGAACGCGGTGGAGATTTTCGGGACCGACTTAAACGGCGCCACCGCGGTGGACTTCGGGCAGAATGCCGGCACGATCGCCGCGATTTTCCAAACCGAACCACCCGCGGACCAGTGGGAAATGGTTGCCATCGCCCCCGCGGGCGCCTCCGGCACGGTGGACGTGACGGTGACCACGGCGGGCGGCACGTCGGTTCCGCCGGTTAACGCGCTGGTCGACCCCGATTCATACATTTACACGAACGCACCTCTTTTTCACGCCATGAATGTGTCATCGGGGCCCTTATCGGGCGGCACCGTGGTGAGGATCAATGGCGCGTTCCTGAACGAGGTGACGGAGGTCGACTTCGGCCAAACCGCTGTCACGACTTTCGACAAGGAGTTCAATCTGATCGTAGTCACCAGCCCGCCGGGGGCTACCGGAACCGTGGATGTGACCTTGGTGTCACCGGGCGGCAGGACGGCCACGTCGGCGGCCGACAGATTCACGTACACCGCCGCGCCCATCGTCACCGGGCTGTCGCCAAATTCGGGTCCATACGAAGGGGGCACCACGGTGACGATCGCGGGCACGAGTCTGGCCAATGCCACGAAGGTGGATTTCGGCACGACTGCCGCGACGATCATCAGCGATACGGCCTCACAGATCGTGGCCGTCAGTCCGGCGGGCGCGCTGGGCTATACGGACGTAACCGTGACCACGGCGGGGGGGACGTCGGGCACGTCGCCGAAGGACGAATTCGACTACGGGCTCGTTTTGCCCGAGATTGATCAGCAGGTGACTCCCGGCGCCGGCCCGGCGGCGGGCGGGACATCCGTGACGATCGTGGGAAAGAACTTTCTCGGCACGACGGAGGTCGACTTCGGTACGACCCCGGCGACCAGTTTTACGGTCGAGTCACCGACGCAGATCGTGGCCGTCAGCCCGCCACACCTCGCCGGCCAGGTGGCGATCACGGTCGTGACGCCTCCCAATGAACGGTCGATCTATTCGTACCCAGACCAGTTCGTCTACACCACGACCTCCTCGGTTAACGGCGTGAGTCCGTCGTCAGGCCCAGTGGCGGGCGGGACCACCGTGACGATCACGGGAGCCAATCTGGCCGGGGCAACGGCCGTGGACTTCGGCGGCGTCGCGGGCACAATTATCAGCGATACGGCCACTCGGATCGTAGCCACCAGCCCGGCCGGCGCCGCCGGCGCGGTCGATGTGACGGTGGTGACCCCCACTGGTCCGACAGCCACGTCGCCGGCAGACCATTTCACCTATCAGATTCCGGGGCCAGTCGTCTCGTCGGTGAGCCCAAATTCTGGCCCACCGGCGGGGGGGACCAGCGTGACGATTACCGGTTCGAATTTATCGGGCGCGACGGCGGTGTACTTCGGCAGCACGCTGGCGACCGCCCTTATAAACAACGCAAACAGAACGATCACAGTCACCAGCCCGGCGGGAACCAGCGGCGCGGTGGACGTGACGGTCGTGACGGCGGGGGGATCCTCGGCCGTGTCGCCGCAGGATCATTTCGACTACGGCGCCGTACCGAGCGTTTCGTCTCTCTTTTTTAGCCTCGGGCCTGCCAACCAGAACGGAAGCGGGTACCTGGGTCAAATGATCTTCGGCTTGAATCTGACCGGGGCTACGGACGTGCTCTACGGCCCAATCGATATTCCGATTTCCGCGTCCGATGTTCACGACGAAGGCTCTGGGATAACGGATATTGGTTTCTTCTACCCGCCGGCCGAGGGGCAAGGCACGGTGGACGTGAGGGTCCTGACTCCCAATGGCGAGACGCCGATCACCGCGAACGACAGGTTTACGTATACCGCGGCGCCCACCTTCATCCCGGGAGAAGGGGGCAATGGAGCGGGCCCGGTGGCCGGCGGTGGCACCGTGACGCTTTACACTTGGAATATGGAGAACGCCACCGCGGTGAGTTTCGGCGGCATTCCG
This genomic interval carries:
- a CDS encoding IPT/TIG domain-containing protein, which produces MLAANPFSGFADSLKNDVAGIESTLDSTLDAVGSPLKSLPFIGQQLGALDQVKTFIDNAGNKIQSELTTIGQASATTTELQNELFAALGPAGAGLVTAASSIKVTNLNLDSNGIPTSVDVEMWLHKDAAAATGNLTFNLGLPALPFKIVTAGSINATVGFDYDLAVKYASRGTPITFDSTKNLRDFSSNLPADQLDFSVGATLANNASLTADVGILRGTLVPTPGQQNSLSAQVTAQTVDLSGPHNIQLSGSALINLTATLEFSDGGSAFPSISTNVSMNWGDLTDPSTLAFSYGNVSLNIGQYFSSLVGPVLAEIQQYTKPFQGAINALNTPIPGIDAIIPGFSLMTAIGVAAGSSGYGPLEQIVSTAATIANEINGLNISGDNVSMPFGNFDLNGSMIAAAPAALDPTVLSNLADSLSSLSLSDLTTSAQDLISQFGSNIISKIASIPGVAGTPVEGFLDGISQDVAGGGNGAANATIDFPLFDSPSSILNLLFGQDVDLVAFNAGFNASVTSADVPSGSYAGFGITFQAQASAAASLKIGYDTYGIRELLGQLINGNTSNVVGDIADGFYIQGPKGPDASHLTLNGSITVTAGIGGSIGPVSVILGPQGGLFGNVNVTLNDAQPDTAHDGRIRLPELEYEVIHGDIFNASGKITAGLAIVATGSAPIVGSVSVTLLNIATVTIWDSSSVNSSSAASEPPPTITSIGPTTGPTNVNTTVTIYGTNLDNATEVDFYGAPAAIVSQGPDFIVVNAPQVTPRTVDVTVLTPTGTATDPSAFTYVEPPLVGGISPALGPAVGGTLVTIVGFFLDSATEVDFGNTPGFIESNTTNTITVYSPAGAGMENVRVKTAGGSGTSSNQFAYVPPPDITSVTPDTSPLTAGEIITIDGDNFGDANSGIGDVSVQFGGRSNFAPNSDKYFPPQRIGQLFIPAYWQLTVRVPKATAAGTVNLTVTSASHGISASYPFTYVTPPVVTAVDPAGGPLGGTNAVEIFGTDLNGATAVDFGQNAGTIAAIFQTEPPADQWEMVAIAPAGASGTVDVTVTTAGGTSVPPVNALVDPDSYIYTNAPLFHAMNVSSGPLSGGTVVRINGAFLNEVTEVDFGQTAVTTFDKEFNLIVVTSPPGATGTVDVTLVSPGGRTATSAADRFTYTAAPIVTGLSPNSGPYEGGTTVTIAGTSLANATKVDFGTTAATIISDTASQIVAVSPAGALGYTDVTVTTAGGTSGTSPKDEFDYGLVLPEIDQQVTPGAGPAAGGTSVTIVGKNFLGTTEVDFGTTPATSFTVESPTQIVAVSPPHLAGQVAITVVTPPNERSIYSYPDQFVYTTTSSVNGVSPSSGPVAGGTTVTITGANLAGATAVDFGGVAGTIISDTATRIVATSPAGAAGAVDVTVVTPTGPTATSPADHFTYQIPGPVVSSVSPNSGPPAGGTSVTITGSNLSGATAVYFGSTLATALINNANRTITVTSPAGTSGAVDVTVVTAGGSSAVSPQDHFDYGAVPSVSSLFFSLGPANQNGSGYLGQMIFGLNLTGATDVLYGPIDIPISASDVHDEGSGITDIGFFYPPAEGQGTVDVRVLTPNGETPITANDRFTYTAAPTFIPGEGGNGAGPVAGGGTVTLYTWNMENATAVSFGGIPAASFTENSDGVDSTITAVSPPGAPGLVAVTVTSPQGTESLNNTFRYFAIPTVSGISPASGGISGGNTVVINGTGLDNGATQVNFGGVPATSFGSSGGNLQVQAPPGASLGTVDVTVVTYGGTSVISSADQYTYMPPPTVTAITSPVSASGALEGDTEVTITGTGLTNATEVDFGPNPFSYYNSYTRATIVSDSDGQIVAVSPPGYYGYGPVDVTVTTANGTSATSPADQFTYTHAPFITDVGLRNGNGTLPPQGPVAGGSMVRIDGNDLDGATAVNFGQTAATIVGVSPNEIDVTTPPGATGTVDITVTTPNGTTDLSKADQFTYFAVPTVAGISPSSGSVLGGTQVLINGTGLAGATQVNFGQVVATIVGDSDGQIVVTAPPLFNSSSPDVTVTTPGGTSAISSADVFTYMNPPYVNDVAPVSGPVQGGTLVTINGPFLTGAQSVLFGANPGTIISNTGSQIVVLSPEATADAAGTVDVTVVTQYGTSQTSASDQFTYALPPAVSGIVQSSGSAAGGTTVSISGANLSGATAVDFGGVPALSFTVNFDGTITAVSPGGAVSTVDVTVVTPGGTTATSLADQFTYVAVPSVSAIGPFSGPIAGGTQVTIIGTGLSNATEVDFSDQFGDPAVPGAILSNTDGQIVVTSPNGGSAGTVDVTVTTIGGTSAISTADQFTYVAAPSVSHISPSFGFRSGGDLVTITGANLDNATAVDFGQNAGTIVDETATQIDVSSPAGAAGVVDLTVVTPGGTSAPSAQDKFTYIVPPPFILGVTPSIGPAPSAVTITGTDLDGATEVDFNDAFGNAFVGTIVSDTATQIVVTSPANIVGTVDVTVTTPAGTSGVSPVDQFTSTPFPAVSSVDASIGPTAGGTEVFIYGTNLDGATAVKFGQTAATVVDDAATYIIAISPPGAAGMVDLTVTTQYGTTAISPADRFTYFGPPTANADSYTTTQGSTLTVAAPGVLANDTGPQGYPLTADQLTDPTHGTLSFGSDGSFIYAPGAGYLGPDSFTYQVSDGIDDSAAATVSLTVGLATLTWTGTSNRNWTDPQWSGSGLSYPDSTANAIVDTAVSVVQVTSAQAANGLAISNGGQVAVGPGASLSVTTDTSVTAGGAINVDPNGVFSTGGTLTLDTGGSLTGGAVAASNYQFNDGVAGANLSGPGGLTKNTNGTVQLLGTNSYAGGTAINGGTLIVASGGALPVGTNLTIGPNGMGELASGVNQIVGGIDGMGNLQCDSSSSLTANHITLVSLVIGGTADAPARVTIAASDASGNPLDLAHGGPSAGAATAAVTSNSTSGSSASPTSVAVAPSTHLFSGSALAVQTNSSDSAGLIAVQSSREIIAVSGLAISADNETKWSSSFTTTDESLTSDSATSGNRQVLIVANGNGGLLHRDAVAAAFAVADVLEWTASSPASRPSAADADICLMADDLLEVIGRHWRN
- a CDS encoding protein kinase, which encodes KLLQQIGEGGMGVVFLAEQSRPVQRKVALKIIKPGMDTRQVIARFAAEQQALALMDHPNIARVFDAGTTESGRPYFVMELVKGVPITDYCDQHRLTPQQRLELFIPICHALQHAHQKGIIHRDLKPSNVLVALYDGRPVPKVIDFGVAKATGPKLTGRTMFTEIGQVVGTLEYMSPEQAELNQLDVDTRSDIYSLGVLLYELLTGTTPFERKRLKPAAFLDLLRVIREEEPPKPSTRLSTTEALPSIAANRSLEPKKLSGMLRGDLDWIVMKALEKDRSRRYETADALSRDLQRFLADEPVEASPPSTVRRARRLIRRNKRTVAAAVAVVVIAVVSTTAALAYRSQLSRAETAEEAEKDAKHDALAKLWDSYVVAARAGRMSRRPGQRFDSLRAIEKALSLPVPPGRSKDELRTEAIAAMLLPDLEVAKELPGLPRGTTAVAIDQAFQRYARGDAEGNISVRRVTDDVELFQFPGVGPLAYSDGLAFSPDGRFLMQGCETAEGVRRRVWKLDGSRTVVVLNCHATYAFSPNSRQFAASDPDGSILLYDLETGKELNRFRLAGFDPTALDWNPCRPMLAARELWADYRLLDLTTGKFESAMPVPGGISSMNWHPGGRLLAVGGEYDPQPTITLWDTLTRKLAMPPLEAHEPKGIVVRFNHAGDRLLSTDWTGLWRLWDARTGQLLLTQPAGGAELCFSPDDSLVGLDATTEGLRMYRFRSGGEFCTVVHRVKSIAAGYMVDLDTGCHLDRSGRLLAIPARDGVAVVDVVRGEEITVLPLGDNLPIDTELSGALLTHGSAGVLRWPVKFDAATGTRVYGPPQTLAATMSQLPGGVGCSTDGKVLAFAVANAGARELLLPAAHEFQLEPQEDVRQCAVSPNGRWVATGSHFALNGSGAKIWDAQTGRNVRDLPVAELCFVSFSPDGKWLLTTGGGARLWSVGTWDEGPKLGSSASRGVFSADGKLLALQDVPGVVRLVVPDSGTEVARLTALESIRLVPLCFTVNGKRLICGTDENEALYILDLGQIRTELAAMGLDWGAPSIPVRDYATADPLTVRIVGTERLIGLPLGRRVTTGAKSDWSPDAAKLVVTKRESGATQDTGLEILDLASGASHKLVNRGNDPAWSPAADGLIAFVRGSDPTQEAVFVVRSDGTQERKIGVGGYPQWSADGKTLYFQVRSTMSIMAVSPRDEHAEPQLFFNPEESFYPAVSPDGHMVAYISNSRGLIVVKRPGGELVKNWPLGDAIPYGLVAWHPDGKRLAYCDFGIRSGVWMADLQSGKTRQVVGGKAWKPAWSADGKHLLYVMGDSVYVVDSDKLPAR